One window of Medicago truncatula cultivar Jemalong A17 chromosome 2, MtrunA17r5.0-ANR, whole genome shotgun sequence genomic DNA carries:
- the LOC120578197 gene encoding 5'-deoxynucleotidase HDDC2 isoform X2, with the protein MKLRMGSGVVVSLFCSTTPPLFISSSSSSAQLRLKPPSSSSLGARVCCHMAHAASSITTPSPSPSPSSAIDFLSICHRLKTTKRAGWLRKEVQNPESIADHMYRMGLMALIAPHFPGVDRDKCVKMAIVHDIAEAIVGDITPIDGIPKEEKSRREQEALDHMCKVLGGGSRAKEIAELWTEYEANSSPEAKFVKDLDKVEMILQALEYEEEQEKDLDEFFRSTAGKYKGPSLEKSIIGAPH; encoded by the exons atgaaattgagGATGGGGAGTGGAGTAGTGGTTTCACTATTTTGTTCAACAACACCACCATTATTTatctcatcttcttcttcttctgctcAGCTAAGATTGaaaccaccatcatcatcatctcttgGTGCTAGGGTTTGTTGTCACATGGCCCACGCAGCATCATCCATCACCactccttctccttctccttctccttcctcAGCAATTGATTTTCTCTCGATTTGTCATCGCCTGAAG ACAACAAAACGAGCAGGATGGTTGCGAAAAGAGGTTCAGAATCCGGAATCTATAGCTGATCATATGTATCGCATGGGTTTGATGGCTCTCATTGCTCCTCATTTTCCTGGCGTCGACCGAGATAA GTGTGTCAAAATGGCTATTGTTCATGATATTGCAGAAG CAATTGTTGGGGACATAACCCCGATAGATGGAattccaaaagaagaaaaaagccGACGAGAACAAGAAGCACTGGATCATATGTGTAAAGTGCTTGGAGGTGGATCTAgag CCAAAGAAATTGCTGAGTTGTGGACGGAATATGAAGCAAATTCTTCTCCAGAAGCCAAATTTGTCAAGGACCTTGATAAG GTGGAGATGATCCTTCAAGCCTTGGAATATGAAGAAG AACAAGAGAAGGATTTGGATGAATTTTTCCGGTCAACTGCTg